In a single window of the Solea senegalensis isolate Sse05_10M linkage group LG1, IFAPA_SoseM_1, whole genome shotgun sequence genome:
- the rbp1.1 gene encoding retinol-binding protein 1.1: protein MPVDLNGYWKMISNDNFEEYLKALDVNIAIRKIATLLKPDKDISHDGDHIIIKTLSTFKNYNMDFYVGKEFEEDLSGVDDRKCMTTITWEGDKLLCVQKGEIEGRGWTHWVEGDELHLELRAAGVVCKQVFKKT from the exons ATGCCTGTTGATCTGAACGGATACTGGAAAATGATTTCTAATGACAACTTTGAGGAGTACCTCAAGGCTCTTG ATGTGAACATTGCCATCAGGAAAATTGCAACCTTGTTGAAGCCTGACAAGGACATCAGCCACGACGGGGACCACATAATCATCAAGACCCTCAGCACCTTCAAGAACTACAACATGGACTTCTATGTGGGCAAGGAGTTTGAGGAGGATCTGTCTGGAGTGGACGACAGGAAATGCATG ACCACAATCACTTGGGAAGGAGacaagctgttgtgtgtgcagaaGGGAGAGATTGAAGGAAGAGGCTGGACCCACTGGGTGGAAGGAGATGAGCTCCAtttg GAGCTGAGAGCTGCAGGAGTCGTTTGCAAGCAGGTGTTCAAGAAGACCTAA
- the copb2 gene encoding coatomer subunit beta', producing MPLRLDIKRRLTARSDRVKSVDLHPTEPWMLASLYNGSVCVWNHESQTLVKTFEVCDLPVRASKFVARKNWVITGADDMQIRVFNYNTLERVHMFEAHSDYIRCIAVHPTQPYILTSSDDMLIKLWDWEKKWSCSQVFEGHTHYVMQIVINPKDNNQFASAALDRTIKVWQLGSSSPNFTLEGHEKGVNCIDYYSGGDKPYLISGADDRQVKIWDYQNKTCVQTLEGHAQNVSCVSFHPELPIIITGSEDGTVRIWHSSTYRLESTLNYGMERVWCVCGLRGSNNVALGYDEGSIIIKVGREEPAMSMDANGKIIWAKHSEIQQANLKAMGDAEIKDGERLPLAVKDMGSCEIYPQTIQHNPNGRFVVVCGDGEYIIYTAMALRNKSFGSAQEFAWAHDSSEYAIRESNSLVKIFKNFKEKKSFKPDFGAEGIYGGFLLGVKSVNGLAFYDWENTELIRRIEIQPKHIFWSDSGELVCIATDESFFILRYLADKVASSHENNEGVTEDGIEDAFEVQGEIQEIVKTGLWVGDCFIYTSSVNRLNYYVGGEIVTIAHLDRTMYLLGYIPKDDRLYLGDKELNIVSYSLLVSVLEYQTAVMRRDFGMADKVLPTIPKEQRTRVAHFLEKQGFKQQALAVSTDPEHRFELALQLGELKIANQLAVEAESEQKWKQLAELAISKCQFSLAQECLHHAQDYGGLLLLATASGNATMVGKLAEGAERDGKNNVAFMTYFLQGKLDQCLELLIRTNRLPEAAFLARTYLPSQVSRVVKLWRENLAKVNQKAAESLADPTEYENLFPGLKEAFSAEYYLRETCVGTTRPATDYPLITPNEDRNILEEAQGYEPKGTFCPPKTQDPEKESTEAEAPIVAAAPASTVTPLEPEPEPEPEPEPEPAAASAVEEEQQEIPEFSLNDKCLDELEVDLDNMELDDIDTTDVNLDDDFLDD from the exons ATG CCTCTGAGGCTGGACATCAAGCGGAGGCTGACAGCCAGGTCAGACCGAGTGAAGAGTGTGGACCTTCACCCGACTGAGCCATGGATGTTGGCCAGTCTGTATAACGGCAGCGTCTGTGTGTGGAACCACGAATCACAG ACTCTTGTCAAGACTTTTGAAGTGTGCGACCTCCCTGTCAGAGCATCCAAATTTGTGGCAAGGAAGAACTGGGTCATCACTGGAGCG GATGACATGCAAATCCGTGTATTCAACTACAACACTTTGGAACGGGTCCACATGTTTGAGGCCCACTCTGACTATATCCGATGTATCGCTGTCCATCCTACCCAGCCCTACATCCTCACCAGCAGTG ATGACATGTTGATCAAGCTATGGGACTGGGAGAAGAAGTGGTCATGCAGCCAAGTGTTTGAGGGTCACACTCACTACGTTATGCAGATTGTCATTAACCCCAAGGATAATAACCAGTTTGCCAGTGCAGCCTTGGACCGGACAATTAAG GTTTGGCAGCTTGGCTCCTCGTCTCCCAATTTCACTTTGGAGGGCCATGAGAAAGGAGTCAACTGTATTGATTACTACAGTGGAGGTGACAAGCCCTACCTTATCTCAGGAGCCGATGATCGCCAAGTCAAGATCTGGGACTACCAG AACAAGACCTGTGTTCAAACATTGGAGGGTCATGCCCAGAATGTCTCCTGTGTCAGCTTCCACCCAGAGCTGCCGATTATCATCACTGGATCAGAGGATG GTACCGTGCGAATCTGGCACTCGAGCACTTACCGCCTGGAGAGTACACTGAACTATGGCATGGAgagagtgtggtgtgtgtgtggccttaGGGGCTCCAACAATGTGGCACTGGGCTATGATGAAGGCAGCATCATTATCAAG GTGGGTCGTGAGGAGCCAGCCATGTCTATGGACGCTAATGGTAAAATCATCTGGGCCAAACACAGTGAAATACAGCAGGCAAACCTGAAGGCCATGGGTGATGCTGAAATTAAGGATGGAGAAAGACTTCCACTCGCTGTCAAAGACATGGGCAGCTGTGAGATTTACCCTCAAACCATCCAACATAACCCCAATGGAAG GTTTGTTGTGGTGTGTGGAGATGGGGAGTATATCATCTACACCGCCATGGCTTTGAGGAACAAGAGCTTTGGTTCAGCGCAAGAGTTTGCCTGGGCTCATGACTCCTCTGA ATATGCCATCAGAGAAAGCAACAGTCTTGTCAAAATCTTCAAAAActtcaaagaaaagaaatcttttAAGCCTGACTTTGGAGCGGAAG GGATCTATGGAGGCTTCTTGCTCGGGGTGAAATCAGTGAATGGCCTGGCATTTTACGACTGGGAGAACACAGAGCTGATCCGTCGCATTGAGATCCAACCCAAACAT ATTTTCTGGTCAGACTCTGGTGAACTGGTCTGCATTGCTACCGATGAGTCCTTCTTCATTCTGCGTTACCTGGCAGATAAAGTTGCTTCTTCCCATGAGAACAACGAAGGGGTTACAGAGGATGGCATTGAAGATGCCTTTGAG GTCCAGGGTGAGATCCAGGAGATTGTGAAGACTGGACTCTGGGTAGGAGACTGCTTCATCTACACCAGCTCTGTGAATAGACTAAACTACTATGTTGGAGGAGAAATTGTCACTATTGCTCACCTGGACCG AACCATGTACTTACTGGGCTACATACCCAAAGATGACCGTCTGTACCTAGGAGACAAGGAACTCAACATTGTCAGTTACTCGCTGCTGGTCTCAGTCCTCGAATACCAGACTGCTGTTATGAGAAGGGATTTTGGAATGGCTGACAAGGTCTTGCCCACAATTCCTAAAGAGCAGCGAACCAGGGTGGCCCACTTCCTGGAGAAACAG gGTTTCAAGCAGCAGGCTCTTGCTGTGTCCACGGACCCTGAGCACAGGTTTGAGCTGGCTTTGCAGCTGGGAGAACTGAAGATTGCCAACCAGCTGGCTGTGGAGGCAGAG TCGGAGCAGAAATGGAAGCAGCTGGCAGAGTTGGCTATCAGCAAGTGCCAATTTAGTCTGGCCCAGGAGTGCCTGCACCATGCCCAGGATTATGGTGGTCTTCTTCTCCTTGCTACAGCCTCCGGTAATGCCACTATGGTGGGCAAGCTGGCTGAGGGCGCAGAGAGGGATGGAAAGAACAATGTGGCCTTCATGACCTACTTCCTCCAGGGGAA ACTGGATCAGTGTTTGGAGCTTTTGATTAGGACTAACCGACTACCTGAGGCTGCCTTCCTGGCTCGTACATATCTGCCAAGCCAGGTGTCCCGTGTGGTCAAATTGTGGAGGGAGAACCTTGCTAAAGTCAACCAGAAG GCAGCTGAATCCTTGGCAGATCCTACAGAGTATGAGAATCTGTTCCCAGGACTGAAAGAAGCATTTTCAGCTGAATATTATCTGAGGGAGACATGCGTGGGCACCACAAGGCCTGCCACAGATTATCCTCTTATCACA CCCAATGAAGACAGGAATATCCTTGAGGAAGCCCAAGGATATGAGCCCAAAGGAACCTTCTGTCCTCCAAAG ACACAGGATCCCGAGAAAGAGTCCACTGAAGCAGAAGCTCCTATTGTTGCTGCAGCACCAGCATCAACTGTGACACCTTTAGAACCTGAACCAGAACCTGAACCAGAACCTGAACCCgaacctgctgctgcctcagcagTTGAGGAAGAACAACAGGAAATCCCTGAATTTTCATTAAATGACAAG TGTCTGGACGAGCTGGAAGTGGACTTGGACAACATGGAGCTGGACGACATCGACACCACAGATGTTAACCTTGACGATGATTTCCTAGATGATTAA
- the rbp2b gene encoding retinol-binding protein 2b, which translates to MPADFSGKWILETSEKFEEYLKALNIDFATRKIAISLSQTKVVTQDGDNFDFKTLSTFRNYELAFTVGVVLDEYTKGLDNRNIKSLVTWDKDMLVCTQRGEKANRGWKHWIEDDKLHLELTCEDVVCHQVFKRKE; encoded by the exons ATGCCTGCAGACTTCAGTGGGAAATGGATTCTGGAAACCAGTGAGAAATTTGAGGAATATTTGAAGGCATTAA ATATTGACTTTGCTACAAGAAAAATCGCCATCTCCCTGTCTCAGACCAAAGTGGTTACCCAAGATGGAGACAACTTTGACTTCAAAACCCTGAGCACCTTTAGGAACTATGAGCTCGCCTTCACGGTTGGCGTGGTGCTTGACGAATACACCAAGGGACTAGATAACAGAAACATCAAG AGTCTGGTCACCTGGGATAAGGACATGCTGGTGTGCacccagagaggagagaaagccAATCGAGGCTGGAAACACTGGATCGAAGACGATAAACTCCACCTG GAGCTGACGTGTGAAGATGTGGTTTGTCATCAGGTGTTCaagagaaaagaataa